GAAATTGTGTGtggcatttaaaaattattttaaaattatttcttacatAAGTGATTCTTTCACATTTATTGTGAAAATTGTACtgtaatctgaaaaaaaccaagaattCCTAACACTCACTGGTGTCATGGTAGGGTTGAAGGTCTATAAACACATGTGTAAATATAAAATgcatacaaatttttttttttttttttaaacttaaaaacTGCATTGGGATTTTTAACTTAGCAGATAAAAGATGTCTGAATGTTGGTGTTACCTCACAGGTTTATTTTATGGAAGCTTTCCATATGATGTAGGTTTGAtgcctgactttttttttttttaattctatgaGAGACCCCCGACCAGTTATTTCCAATGTAGTGAATAGACTTGCTTTATGCTGGGTTTTGCCTCTTGTACTTGTGACAATGAGAATTTGGGCTCAAGAAATGCACTGTTTGTGGCTCAGCTGCTCTCATGCAGAGGGTGGCCCATGGCTGCAGGCAGTTCCCAAGGAAGAGTTGATTGGTTTGGGTTGTCTGGGCTGCATCTGGGCTCTCCTCTAATATGTTTTAATGCTTGGGGAGTAAGGTGAGACACTTGCCGTGATTTGCACTTGACGTTTGAGCTGGAGCTCAGAAAAATTGAAATGAGTGGATATTGAAAAAATCAGGTAAGTTTTCTGGGGTGTTTGtggcatttctttctttaacaTCTTTTTTACTTGAATTGTTTTTCATGGTTCGTGTCATGGTGCAGCAAGGGGCTGCTGGCTCCCTGGATATGGGATGTAGGGAGCAGTAGGGGCTCCCTGGGGAGAGCAAGGCTGGATCCCACACCAGAGtctgtcctgctgccccagccagggTGTGGGGCAGCCAACAGCACCAGGACAGGGCCCACGGCTGGGCTGGCAGGTCTGACCCCCGGGGAGTGAATGGGGTCCtgggccccaggcagggcagggggagccctCGGCTGGCGGGCAGGGACAGTCAGGACTGGTGACACTGAGCATAACTCATTATTGGCCATGCGCTGGCACTTCCACCGACTCTCGGAATTGTCGTGGTCTTAGAAAGACCAATGGATCTGTAAAACTTGTATGCACTTAGGAGAAGGCTTAGAAGGGCCTATTAAAATAGGAAAGTGGTAGAGAAGTCAACAGTTACTACATACTTTAAAACCAtataaaacttttttattttacagatacAATGTTGTGACTCTTGCCTGTAGCTGGATATAGTTCTCTAGCAGCTGAGACTTTAGGTTGTTTTAATTGCTCCTAGGTACTCCTGGGTACCATAAGTGCTCCTAGGTACCCATCCTACTCATTAATGTTTTGAGAAATCAAAATCAGCATATACTGTAGGCAAATACATTGTTGGTGCTTTTTGTGTATCTAATGAGGGCTATATCTTGTTGAACTTCTTAAATGTAACTTATATTcagaaaatgcataaaatacaaaacccaccaggttatttttttatatGGTTTGAAAATTTATTAGGAGTTTATAACAAAAAACTTGGAAACCACAAAATTTCAGTATAAAATGTTAAGCACTTTGTATTTCAACCATACTTTTCCTGAATTAGCAGCACCAAATTGGTCtctgcctccttttttttctcccataaGAAATGCAGCCCTCCAAGAATGCAACTGTTTTCAGATCTTATGCTTAATACAGTTTAGAAGCTTGGTCCCTTTCCTGATGTAAATTTAGTGACTACGGCAGAGCTAAGGAGGAGTCCACATTGGCTCCTGCCATTTTTATATAAACAAAACACATTGAGGGGATGTTTGAGACGCAATCTCTTTGAAAACTGTATGGTTAAGACATGCACCTGGAAAATTTAGTGGAGTTCAGAGGTTTCTGGCTGTCATTTTACAATAGTTTTAATCTGGTAGGGAATGAGTTTTGATTTCTCTGGCCTCTCTGATAGTGTGTGCGGTGCTCTTACATGAGCTACTTCAGCACATTAAACCAACAGAAATTACCCACTCCCTTGGATTTGGCTGGACTTCTGCTGTTTTAAGAAATTGAAGCAGCAACACTTGGGGTATCAAACACAGTCAAGGGAGAGGTGTGTGGAGAAAAAGGGATGTTGTCATTCCAGTGCCAGGTGCACATGCACAGATTTAGGCTTAATCCATAATGGAACCATAGCCACAGTAAAGTTCAGTCCAAGCTGCCTTCCCTGTTTCATGTTTCAGTAGATCATAGAACTTTGGCTCATTTATGtagttttttttctgctaatgATGAAAATATGTGGTTTCTAACTCCATGGCTTCAATAGCCCTATTTTAAATAAGGGGACTTAACCTGGAACATGCATTGTGCACAAACCCTcatgaggaaaagaaggaaacacTTGCATGAGTGCAGATGAGATGGATGTACAACTGAATATTCTGTGTGGAAGAAATGATGTTTGCCCTCCTGTTTGGGCCCATAGAGAAGAGTATTACCATTAGTCAAGGGAGCTCTTCTGTACCTCAGgcagcagaaattaaaaggCTGTATAAAACAGCTGAAGGACTCAGGTTTAGTCCCAACTCCTTTTATATTAGCTGTTCATAACAGCTCTCCATGTGTGCTGTATATCTGTTCATATTGATCCAGCAATAACGTCTAGATCTTACCCGCTGTGTTAGAAAGAAACCATCTAGTACTCATCATCATCTTCCACATCTTCTCCTGCTGTTGCAGCTTCcagtgcagccagagctgctgcaactTCTGCATCTTCCTCCTCAATTCCTCCACTGACATCTTTATGGTTGGTGTGTGAAGGTGCCTGTGGGACTTTGGTAACAGCCACTGCAGTGATGCCGCCAGTAAGGCTCTCACTCAAACTTGCAGAGTCTGTTTTAAAAGGTTCAATACTGCTCTCTTTCACAGGCCAGGGTGGGATTGCATGAAGGTCCTGGTCCTGTATTGCTGAAGTACCAGTGTTTTGGTCTGAATGTGTGCAGTTTACTGAAAAGCTGTCTTTTTCAACACAGTTCCCAGTTTGATTGCCATTTTGGGGATAATCAATATCTGGCAGTCTTATGgtattgttttctgtttccagtATTGAGTTTCCTTTGAGAAAGATGCTGTCTCCTGCAGACTGGGAGTCTGGAATACTGTTAGGCACATTGCTGGCGGCCTTACTCTGACTGCCTGTCTCTAGGTCAAGCTCTTGTCCAGACCTATTTGACTCGGTGTAGAAGTCTCTGTTGCTGGCTGGAGAAGCCTCTGACTGGCTGGAGGTTCCCTTTTCACTGGATTCTTTCACTGGGCTTGTGTTGGGGTTGAGCATggagtgctgagcacaggaatTGCCACCGTTGTCTGCAACATCAAGCTTTGCGGCACACTTCACAAGGCCATCCTCTTGAGAATCATTGCCTCTGTGATTCCAGAGAGTTTCTGTTGTAATATTTACTGGatttttactttctgttttgtttatcTCATCCTGCTGGAGTTCATTTTTGGGTTCTTCATTTTCACCGTTCTCTTTGAATTTTGATTTATTGCTGCCTTGTTCATTGTGTTTATAGCTGTTTACTTCATGAATGCATCCAGATGATTGTACCTCTTCTGGAGCAAAGATATAGCTGGAGTAAGAAAAAAttgtaaagaaagaaatttgtaAGAAAAAATTGGTAAAGAAATGTTACTTATGATGTTAATCAATATCATTAGTTGAAAAGATTAAGCTTCCTTTTTAGGCTGAAGGTCTTGAGGAAGGAGTGTCACTGAACTTTACCTTGGGTCCTGAGAATGAGttaaaccaaattaaaatgctGAATATGCTGTTGGCTGCTGTCTCCTGGGACTGATCATAACTAACCCCTGTACTGAGATTCACCAGGAGCTTAAGGAGGATGTTGGAGAACTGTGTGCTACTCATTGCTTGTTTCcagcattattttttattttctctgggGAGCTGATTAGCCAATGAATAGTCATAACATGAATTATAAATGAATATATCCTCATACAGTTGTTAAAATatcttccattttttcctgctgttcttcTTTCGAgtcttttgtcctttttccccccctcctgatgaattttcttcctcttgctctatAATTTCCTTGACTTGCCTTTCCCAGggcctctctcttttctttatctttcttttttctctcataGTACTGTTTCTCCCCAGTTCCTTACCTCTTCTACAGAAGTGGCCAAGGGGCAGTAGTGACCCTCAAGTGGGGCTGAAATGTGATCTTTGTAAAACTAGCTAGTTCCCCTCTCTAGGGGGACTTTTAATATAGGAGTTCTTCCCCCACCTAACAACATTTAACAGCTACGATGGAAGCAAGGAACTGTTGTTCATTTCCATTGCTTGGGAGAAGGGAGGATCTGATGTAATGTATGCTCCTTGCTCCTCCTGAATTGAGGAAAGCCCATGCTACCTAAATTAGAAAAAACTTTACTAAACAAGAGTTTTCAATGCAACACAATTCCTTTTTTGTGGCTCGGAATTATAGAAGTGGACTTTAATTACAGTAAATTAAAAGAACTTTCATAGGAAATCTGTATGCCTATGCCTAAAGATGCTGTAAACTTTGAAAAAGCTCCAACCTTTTATGGTGGTTAATTAAAGCAACAGGTGTGGGGGAGCACAGACACATGGTTTAATGCTGTTCTTTTATTCAGTCCAAGAAACTCTTGTTCTATTGTACCTTTGTATCATTTTGCAGCACCTGCACCCCATCTGGATTTTccttaatctgaaaagagagaaagggagggCAAGGGAGAGACAGAGTGAGTCAAGtattatgaaattaaaatatgagCAATTGCATTGAAAATGATGCTCATGTTTAGAAGGGTTGTTCGCTAAAAACAAAGATGTCTACACAAGAATGGATGGAGTACGGTTCAAGGTCTTTGTAGGTTGTTGTCATGCATTGGCAATGGTCTTTAATTGGGGAAAAATCTGGGGAAGAATTTAACAATTCTTAGGTAGTGATGTTCTTTCAGAATAGCTTCCTAAGCAATTTTATGAGTGGGAGAATTGCAAGTCAGTGAATTGGGTGTGGGTTGTTGGTTTGtggtttggttggggtttttttttccgcTTGACACCTGTTGGTAAAGTTCTCTACCATGAATTTGCCCAGCTGTTTTTTGAAACAGTAAACTGCTAACATCTACCACATCCTTTACTCAGTAATTTCACAGACCAGCCTTGCTTGTGTGAGCAATCACCTGCTTTTGTTTGACTTGAACCTGTTCTTTACTAGTAGTATTTGGTGCCTCGTAGTTCTTGTATTAGAATAAGTAGTGACCATCGTGTCCAATTGTCACCATAGGAGATGGTGACAATGGGACAAATGTCACCCATACTGACATTTTGTGCCTATGAACTGTCCTTGTGGTGTTCTCTGAGTCTTTTTGCATTTTAACATCCTATTAAAATTAAGTGTAGGAACTACAAATGCAGAGTTCTCACGGTGTTTGAAACCCAAAAGAAGCAAATTTATTCTTTCCTAATATCTTCTTGTTTCCACTCACTTGACTCTGTGACATCCACTGAGCACTGAGGTGACATTTTTGTGGAACTTTCTCTTAGTGAGGCACAGACAAATTCCTGGAACGGGCATTTTGTTATAAGCAGTATGTTGTACCTCTATTTTGCTACAGTAAAATTCCAGAGTTTCACTAGAGCTAGCAGACTGTCTCTGTTTTACTACACTATAGCTTGACCTAGTGAAATGCTAAGAACAATCTATTATATGGTTCTTATGCTAAAGTCCTCTATTATGAGAAGAAATGGTTTGCTAATTTGGACCCTTGAGAGCCTTCCTGTTTTGAGCTTAAATTTGTGTCCCAGATCTGAACATCCAAAACCCCTAAAACGCCCAATATTCTTTATGGGTGGTGGCTATCTTGTTTCAAGGTAATAAGTCAGGGCAGGTTGTTTAATATGTTTTGTCCACTGTTATTCaggctctttctttttctcttgagaTTCTCTACTAACTCGTGTACTTTTTGCCAATGCCTAAGGACAGTGGCTCACTTCCCATAAAACAGAAATTGATGAAGCAAGGTCAGGGTATTCTCTGGAGTAATTTATTTACAAAACATCCAAGGAAAGTAGTATTGATTTATTCTTCTCAGGCATGGCTTGAACTGCACACTGGCAATTATGCTAGCAGAAATGTAAATCCAAGCAGTTTCCCTCTAAAATCTGAGTACTTCTGGTGTTAGCACTGAACTAAATACCTGATGTCAGATGTCTCATTCTTGGAGCTTCTGATGGCCTACAGTCATGCAGCAGCTGGGTTTATGCTAGGGTATAGCTGCTCATACCTATGCTTTTTGTCTTTGTGTACACATGAACTGTTCTGAAGCAGAAATTTCTATCAGGAGTAGCCAGGTTGATGTAGCTGAGTGCTTGTGGGAATGGCTTTCAAGTCAGCTGCTTCTCTCCCTGAATTGCAGACTCCCCTCCAgactcccctccctcctcctctgcatGTACTGTGCATTCTCACCCCACATACCtcagcagcatcacagcaggAATTCTGATACAGGGTGTTTTGTCTGAAGAGGATTGCCCTCTGAAGTGCCCACACAGCCTTTGGCTTGGCTTTAAAGTTTATAGGTTTGAACTCAGTTCTGATTTGTATGTAGACCAGCTCCAACAACAGATGTTGCTTCTAGCTGAGAGTGGTCACTTCAAGTCAGGGTGCTTCTGCTTAGAGTTTTATCTGACAGATTTCCTACTTGGGgattttatttacaaattttttgattatttaaaaaaggaaaaaaaattgcttataGGTATTAAGCATTGAAAGTCCTAATTACTGGCCTTTATTTTGTTGTAAAGATCTTTGTGATTGTCATAGAAGGCAATTATAAATTGAAGTTACTGTTGaagttttcacagaaaaaacactttcctgttttttggtgtgtgtttgtgttgcttggtttttatttttttaattacagctgCTGTTGGAATTCTCTCTGCAGCTACTGCATTATGCTTTTCCACTGATTAGTTACAACGGGATCTGTCCTGTGGCATGAATAAACTATTACATATGGAAAGCAGAGTACATTGTATTATCTTATGAATTATTTCACATCCCTGAAATAGGAATATAATTTTACAATGTCACTGTCTGaacactggctttttttttcccttgccctTTCCTTCCATTTATGATAATCTTTCAAGTCAAGCTGGAAAATAATTCTGGGGAGCAAATTGCTTCTATAGCATGAAAAATCATGCTTTAATCCTACTTATCTTGTTTTAGATACTGAGCTCTAAAGACTTGTGTACTGTGTGATGTTCATAGTTGTGTTAATGGATAAATAATACTAATAAGCTGCTGTCTGGAGCAGTTTGAGTCAAGCAATCGCTACAGGCTTGAAACAAAAGAAAGTTAGAAACTTCTACAATGGATGATGTTAACTGATGGATGTTAACTGAATTTAGAAGCATTGCATCCTTATCTCATCAATTTAGCAGCACAACATATCTGACAGAACAAATATTTgataatttcagaaaaacatgACATGATGGGAGATGCTGTGTTGTAGAATACTTTGGGGgttatttttcctctggaaaaaggCTGTCTGTCTAAAGTGGCAGTAAAATCCTTGGTTTTAACATTCTCATTCTCAGAATTGAGATCAAACTGCCATTAATCCTGGATATTATTCTGTCTTGACCATGAAATTTCTGAAGGCCTGTAAATGTCTGTCACTAGTTATTATGCAGTTACTTAATCCTGAACACTAATACATCACCTGGCATTACAGCTCTGCAAAAATATTAAGTAGAGATTTTTTAGAAGTGTTTTTAGATGAGGACTGGACCACTTGGAGCTTTTGCAGGAATAAGACAGAGCTGTTGAGGTAAAAGGAATGAAGGTGGcctagaattaattttttttactctccCAAATTTTGAACttgaatttttcagcttttagtAGCTGCTGAATCTCCCGAAGTGTCTCTGTGGATGAGCTTGTACCAGGTTCTACAAAATAATCAGATTCTTGCAGTGTGACAGTGTGGAATGGCCTTGTGGTTTACATATTCAATATCAATGCTTGTTTCATTTAAAGTTATTATTCTTTTCTTCAGTGAAAGAGATGGAAGAGGCCCAGCTTTGTGTGTTTACCCCAGCAGACCTTTAGCTGACTGTATCAAAAGACTGTCTAGTTATAATGTGCTTGCAATGTATTAAATAAGTATTCAGAGAGACAAGGAAGACCTGATATTATGAATGACTGACTTTGATCCTTTAAAGGAATATGATACAGAAAAgcaacttctttaaaaaaaagttggaaaaaaattgaacaatGGAAGGAGGTAGTAATTAGTCTTAGTTTGAGGAGAGCAGGACACAAATCCCTTCAGTAAAACAATTgctgaaaaagggaaggtgGTTAAAAACACTTATGGTGGTGCTGGCTAAGAGAATGAGGTGGAACTTCTCTTTTAAGTGTGAGACCTTGGTGAAGATAACAAGAATAATGTCTGACTCCAAACCCACAGCCTTGTGTTTCAAGCCACGGTGTGCTTTAAGacaaatctgcttttctttatCAGATTTGAGAAACACAAGGTATCTGACTCTAACTTATGTTATTACATAACTCATATTGTCTATTTAAACTGTGGCTGTGTTATGAGTAAATAAAAGGCAAACAAGAGATAATGTCatgaaaagggaagaagaaatatttttgagtCATAAAAATGGTTTGGCACCTTTCTCAATATTTTTGGAAGTTTacatggaaacagaaaaaggcCAGTCTTTCTTTTGTTCAtggtgtattttttcttctgtcttgatttttatttttaaattccttttagacacctccaggagcagaggcagaaagcTGAGGGAGACAATATTAAAATAGCTTCTCTTGTAGATCTCAACAGATAAACTCTAATTTTGGATCATTATTTTTAATCcagtttctttgtttgtttgttttggtttgttcgGAGTTttcatcccacagcccctgatGCTTCTATTGCTTGCCTTTAACTCTCCTCCATCGTTTCCCACTCTAGATTACCTTAGCAAGTAAGGAGATTTTTCCTACATGGGTGTATGATCTGGGCTGAGCCTGGGTGGTGCATCTCCCAGGGCCCTGAGGCACCTCCTTCTGATGACTTTTTCTAGTAGAGGCATCTTTCAGACTTGAGCCTGCCAGTGCCTTCCCCATCAGTTTGTTGTGTTTTGCACTCCTCAGTAAAACCTGTCCATTCTGAGGATACTGCCTTGAGGTACCAGTCTCTTTGCCATGGACAGAAATCCTTGTTCCTCAAAATAAAGTCTGTCTGCCTCGCTAGTAATGCAAACATAATTGACTTTGTTGGTATTTCTTTGCTAACATAGATGCCAAATTCTAACCAACTAGGAGTCATATGCACAGAAGCAAGTGTGGGAAGAGAAAGTGTTTACATAGAAATATGTGCAGAGGAAATATAGAGAATGTGGGGTGGGAATAGCCTTAGAGAGCTCTAGCACTTGACAGGCTTCTAACAGTTTGCCTGCTGTGCTAAGTAGGCATTCACATATCTCAGAAGATTTCAGAGACTGTTCTCAGCGTGTGCTAGGTCTGACAGAGGCTCAGATGTGCCTAGGCTGGAGGAAGGAAGTGCAATGTCCACGCCCATTGCAGGGCAGGTGGATGAGATGCCCTTTAAACTCCCTTTGAACCCAATCCATTCTGTGAGTCTCTGTGTTACTGAGGTGGGGAGCCAGAGGAATAATTGATCTGGATGACAGGTAATGTAAAAGAGGCACAGAAAAACTGTAGGAGGAGGGGTAGAGGAACTATATTTAGAAATTTAGAAAACTAGTAAACATACAGTAGAAAAAATTACCAGCCTGTGCTAGAGGGGCAGagaaaataacaggaaaaaccatgtaaaggaaaaaagatgagGAACGTAACTTAGCTACACACTGTGCAGGCCAATCACTACTGTTGGATGAATGTAATATGTAAGAACTGTCTTACTTACAATACAGAGACCCCTTCAAATCCTGGGGGCTTTTTCCTGACCTGTTTTGAGACCAGAGGGGCTCAGAACAGGTGCAGGCTTGGGGAGTAGGAGAACCCAAACTATCCTGGGCCCAGAATTATCTGAACAACCTGATCTacttgaagatgtccctgctcattgcagaggGGATGGGCTAGGTGacctcttccaacccaaactgttctattATTATACCATGGTCTGTGGAGAGCACAGTCTGTGCTCAAATCTTCACTGAGACCAATACTTAGAGCTGGACCAAaatctaatttcatttttctggacTGAATCCTAAtctggaaatttattttaaaagtactttAGGGAATAACTCAACTGAcatacataatttaaaataaatgaactaAACTGGGGAACTGTAATATGGCCCCTTATAGGAAGCAGATCCCACCTCATTTTATTTTAGGGCTATTTTAGTCTGTTTTTTGCTAGCTGAATTGACTTCAGTCTTTTTGTTCACACTTTAAGAAAGTGCAGCACTGAGGTGTTGTTCCTGTGCTTCAGCCATCTTGCAGTCCAGCCCTAGAGAGACACCTGGCTGTGCCATCCTGCTGACAGAGTATGACCTGTGGATTGCCTTTGAGTCACCCTGCAGTCCTTCCtatctgtgctgctctgcaagcAAAGAAAACTGTGCAAGGGCTTTTTCTGGTGCAGCTTACTCTCCTCTTTTGAGGGAGGCAGGCTCTATATTTGGGAATAAGGAGTGTCAGTGTGTGACAGAAAGAGCCTTATGCTATCCAGCCAGCACAAGGTTATTGCCAAGGTTATTGTTGATTGtcctatttttctttattttacagagctgaggagctgcacaggtcTGTCAGCCACTTTTATTCTCCACTGAGAATATTATTTGCCTACTGAACAGCTTGTGTGCATTTCTAGT
The genomic region above belongs to Molothrus aeneus isolate 106 chromosome 4, BPBGC_Maene_1.0, whole genome shotgun sequence and contains:
- the C4H4orf19 gene encoding uncharacterized protein C4orf19 homolog isoform X1, which translates into the protein MKKPLAKCFSLAEPRHLKQIFEAVDGVQLERLRKIQMGCRCCKMIQSYIFAPEEVQSSGCIHEVNSYKHNEQGSNKSKFKENGENEEPKNELQQDEINKTESKNPVNITTETLWNHRGNDSQEDGLVKCAAKLDVADNGGNSCAQHSMLNPNTSPVKESSEKGTSSQSEASPASNRDFYTESNRSGQELDLETGSQSKAASNVPNSIPDSQSAGDSIFLKGNSILETENNTIRLPDIDYPQNGNQTGNCVEKDSFSVNCTHSDQNTGTSAIQDQDLHAIPPWPVKESSIEPFKTDSASLSESLTGGITAVAVTKVPQAPSHTNHKDVSGGIEEEDAEVAAALAALEAATAGEDVEDDDEY
- the C4H4orf19 gene encoding uncharacterized protein C4orf19 homolog isoform X2; amino-acid sequence: MCLCSPTPVALINHHKSYIFAPEEVQSSGCIHEVNSYKHNEQGSNKSKFKENGENEEPKNELQQDEINKTESKNPVNITTETLWNHRGNDSQEDGLVKCAAKLDVADNGGNSCAQHSMLNPNTSPVKESSEKGTSSQSEASPASNRDFYTESNRSGQELDLETGSQSKAASNVPNSIPDSQSAGDSIFLKGNSILETENNTIRLPDIDYPQNGNQTGNCVEKDSFSVNCTHSDQNTGTSAIQDQDLHAIPPWPVKESSIEPFKTDSASLSESLTGGITAVAVTKVPQAPSHTNHKDVSGGIEEEDAEVAAALAALEAATAGEDVEDDDEY